The sequence ATCATCCGGGTCGCCAAGCTGTCCGGCGCGGACGCGATCCATCCGGGTTACGGCCTGCTCAGCGAGAACCCCGATTTCGTCGATGCCTGCGTCGCGGCCGGGATCACCTTCATCGGTCCGAAGGCGGAGACGATGAGGGCGCTGGGCGACAAGGCCTCCGCCCGCCGCGTGGCGGTCGAGGCGGGCGTGCCCGTGGTGCCCGCGACCGAGGTGCTGCCCGACGACATGGACGAGGTGCGCAGGATGGCCGACGCGGTCGGCTATCCCTTCATGCTCAAGGCGAGCTGGGGCGGCGGCGGCCGGGGCATGCGCCCGATCATGAAGCCCGAGGAGCTGGAGGACATGGTCCTCGCCGGTCGGCGCGAGGCGGAGGCGGCCTTCGGCAACGGAGAGGGTTACCTCGAAAAGCTCGTGCAGAACGCGCGGCATGTCGAGGTGCAGATCCTCGGCGACAAGCACGGCAACATCTATCACCTCTACGAGCGGGATTGCTCCGTGCAGCGCCGCAACCAGAAGGTCGTGGAGCGCGCGCCCGCGCCATACCTGTCGCCGACCCAGCGCGAGCAGCTTTGCGAGCTCGGCCGGAAGATCTGCGCCCACGTGAACTACGAGTGCGCGGGCACGGTCGAGTTCCTGATGGACATGGATTCGGGCGATTTCTACTTCATCGAGGTGAACCCGCGGGTGCAGGTCGAGCATACGGTGACCGAGGAAGTCACCGGCATCGACATCGTCCGCGCCCAGATCCTGATCGCGGAAGGAAAGAGCCTGACCGAGGCGACGGGCGTCGCGAGCCAGTATGACGTGAAGCTCGACGGGCACGCCCTGCAGTGCCGGGTCACGACCGAGGATCCGCAGAACAACTTCATCCCCGATTACGGCCGCATCACCACCTATCGTTCGGCCACGGGCATGGGCATTCGCCTGGACGGCGGCACCGCCTATTCGGGTGCCGTCATCACCCGCTTCTACGACTCGCTGCTGACCAAGGTGACGGCCTGGGCGCCGACGCCGGATGCGGCGATCAGCCGGATGGACCGGGCGTTGCGGGAGTTCCGGATCCGCGGTGTGGCGACGAACATCGCCTTCGTCGAGAACCTGCTGAAGCACCCGACCTTCCTCAACAACACCTACACGACGAAGTTCATCGACACGACGCCGGAGCTCTTCGACTTCCGCAGGCGGCGGGACCGGGCGACGAAGCTCCTGAACTACATCGCCGACATCACGGTGAACGGGCATCCCGATGTGGAGGGGCGGCCGAAGCCGTCAGCCCACGCGAAGCTGCCCAAGGCGCCGCGGCAGCGGGCGGAGACGGCACCCAAGGGCACGCGTCAGATCCTCGACGAGCATGGGCCCAAGGCGGTCGCGGACTGGATGCTCGACCAGAAGCGGCTGCTGCTCACCGACACGACGATGCGCGACGGGCACCAGTCGCTGCTGGCCACCCGGATGCGCTCCGCCGACATGATCGCGATCGCGCCGACCTATGCGCATGAGCTCTCCGGCCTGTTCTCGGTCGAGTGCTGGGGCGGGGCGACCTTCGACGTGGCCTATCGCTTCCTGCAGGAATGCCCTTGGCAGCGCTTGCGCGACATCCGCGAGCGGATGCCCAACATCATGACGCAGATGCTGCTGCGCGCCTCGAACGGGGTCGGCTACACCAACTACCCCGACAACGTGGTGCAGTTCTTCGTCAAGCAGGCCGCGGAGTCCGGCGTGGACGTGTTCCGCGTCTTCGACAGCCTCAACTGGGTCGAGAACATGCGGGTCGCCATGGACGCGGTGATCGAG is a genomic window of Pontivivens ytuae containing:
- the pyc gene encoding pyruvate carboxylase, which gives rise to MPEFQKILIANRGEIAIRIMRAANELGKRTVAVFAEEDKLGLHRFKADEAYQIGEGLGPVAAYLSIEEIIRVAKLSGADAIHPGYGLLSENPDFVDACVAAGITFIGPKAETMRALGDKASARRVAVEAGVPVVPATEVLPDDMDEVRRMADAVGYPFMLKASWGGGGRGMRPIMKPEELEDMVLAGRREAEAAFGNGEGYLEKLVQNARHVEVQILGDKHGNIYHLYERDCSVQRRNQKVVERAPAPYLSPTQREQLCELGRKICAHVNYECAGTVEFLMDMDSGDFYFIEVNPRVQVEHTVTEEVTGIDIVRAQILIAEGKSLTEATGVASQYDVKLDGHALQCRVTTEDPQNNFIPDYGRITTYRSATGMGIRLDGGTAYSGAVITRFYDSLLTKVTAWAPTPDAAISRMDRALREFRIRGVATNIAFVENLLKHPTFLNNTYTTKFIDTTPELFDFRRRRDRATKLLNYIADITVNGHPDVEGRPKPSAHAKLPKAPRQRAETAPKGTRQILDEHGPKAVADWMLDQKRLLLTDTTMRDGHQSLLATRMRSADMIAIAPTYAHELSGLFSVECWGGATFDVAYRFLQECPWQRLRDIRERMPNIMTQMLLRASNGVGYTNYPDNVVQFFVKQAAESGVDVFRVFDSLNWVENMRVAMDAVIENGKVCEGTICYTGDILDPDRAKYDLKYYVDMGKQLRDGGAHVLGVKDMAGLLKPAGARVLIKALKEEVGLPIHFHTHDTSGISGATVLAAAEAGVDAADAAMDAFSGLTAQPPLGSIVEALENTERATGLDRASLRRVSEYWEDVREQYAAFETTMKSGSSEVWLHEMPGGQFTNLKAQARSLGLEERWHEVAQAYADANQMFGDIVKVTPSSKVVGDMALMMVSQGLTRADVEDPKKDVAFPDSVIDMLRGNLGQPPGGWPKPLVKKVLKGEKPSTDRPGAHLPPVDLEATRKDLSEQLNGWNVDDEDLNGYLMYPKVFLDYMGRHRDYGPVRILPTHVYFYGMEPGEEIQPELAQGKTLVIRLQAIGDTTEEGEVRVFFELNGQPRVIRVPDRKAAAGVAKRPKAELGNADHVAAPMPGVIASVAVAAGQEVAEGDLLLTIEAMKMETAIHADRKGTVKAVHAPAGSQVDAKDLLVEFG